Proteins from a single region of Ziziphus jujuba cultivar Dongzao chromosome 1, ASM3175591v1:
- the LOC107428695 gene encoding VIN3-like protein 2 isoform X1, translating to MATDSSLEGVSLDPSKCTKLSMEKKRELVYEISNWSHGASEMLQSWSRQEILQVLCAEMGKERKYTGLTKLKIIENLLKLVSEKKSGGHEVATDLDPQSSPAPSQRSTKRQRKTDQPSRLPAVASNLSINSSSSDTANTVYCKNSACRAVVSREDAFCKRCSCCICYQYDDNKDPSLWLICSSEAPFQGDSCGMSCHLECALKHESSGIGKEGPRGDLDGSFYCVSCGKVNDLLGCCRKQLVIANDTRRVDILCYRVSLSQKLLRGTEKYQKLYDMMEEAAKKLQADVGPLTGLPVKMGRGIVNRLSSGTEVKKLCASALELLESILSNAISHPMPNPIIKEKNLITPDMVKFEDVHATSLTVILGSVDSLSEKNGYTLWHCKAHDMNYPKEPTCTLYAPNTRFIVTGLTPATEYSFKVVLFDGKTELGTFEVRFSTSTGGEDNSSVMERSQSPATNCSSLSNPSSVEDETNNINPFSDQADNRADNYLTYCKDSEKIVSAKLSNDAIDCNDTGGGTPADTISLLDEENGMGMVGSISNSEVLKLDSKQLPDDQIIEDTSTDDGSNTPVRTGLECVPVIGSSEASLPITPCKLEILKDGLGRNGRSKSSSKDKENGTGKGEEPQDGSTSKKRSGERLDEDCTANGLSDRDFEYYVKVIRWLECEGHIEKNFRQKFLTWYSLRATPQEVRIVKVFVDNFIEDPASLAGQLVDTFSESISSKRVSVVPTGFCMKLWH from the exons ATGGCTACGGATTCTTCTTTGGAGG GAGTTTCCCTTGACCCTTCAAAATGCACTAAGTTAAGCatggagaaaaagagagaactTGTCTATGAAATATCAAATTGGTCACATGGTGCCTCTGAAATGCTACAGTCTTGGAGCCGACAGGAGATTTTACAGGTCCTGTGTGCAGAGATGGGAAAAGAAAGGAAGTATACTGGCTTGACAAAGTTAAAAATTATAGAGAACCTTCTGAAACTTGTATCTGAAAAGAAATCTGGGGGGCACGAAGTTGCAACAGACCTTGATCCACAGTCTTCTCCGGCACCAAGCCAAAGATCTACGAAAAGGCAGAGGAAAACTGATCAGCCATCCCGACTACCTGCTGTAGCAAGCAATTTATCAATCAATAGCAGCAGTAGCGATACAGCTAATACTGTTTACTGCAAAAACTCAGCTTGCAGAGCTGTGGTTAGTCGAGAAGATGCATTTTGCAAGAGGTGTTCATGTTGCATCTGTTATCAGTATGATGACAACAAAGATCCTAGCTTGTGGTTGATTTGCAGCTCGGAGGCTCCATTTCAGGGTGATTCATGTGGCATGTCATGCCATCTTGAGTGTGCATTAAAACATGAAAGTTCAGGTATTGGTAAAGAGGGACCACGTGGGGATCTGGATGGGAGCTTTTATTGTGTATCTTGTGGGAAAGTGAATGATTTGCTCGG ATGTTGCAGAAAACAATTGGTGATTGCAAATGATACCAGGCGGGTGGACATACTGTGTTATCGTGTCTCCTTAAGCCAAAAGCTACTTAGAGGAactgaaaaatatcaaaagctGTATGATATGATGGAAGAAGCTGCAAAGAAGCTTCAAGCTGATGTGGGTCCATTGACTGGTTTACCTGTAAAGATGGGTAGGGGTATTGTCAACAGGCTTTCTTCTGGTACAGAGGTTAAGAAGCTTTGTGCTTCTGCTCTGGAGTTGCTGGAGTCAATCCTTTCCAACGCAATCTCACATCCAATGCCAAATCCTATAATTAAAG aaaaaaatttaattactccAGACATGGTTAAATTTGAAGATGTCCATGCAACGTCCCTCACCGTGATCTTGGGTTCTGTAGACTCTTTATCAGAAAAGAATGGTTACACTTTATGGCACTGCAAGGCTCATGATATGAACTATCCTAAAGAACCAACTTGTACACTGTATGCCCCAAATACAAGATTTATTGTTACGGGGCTTACTCCTGCTACAGAATATAGTTTCAAAGTTGTTTTATTTGATGGTAAAACTGAGTTGGGTACCTTTGAAGTTCGGTTCTCAACAAGCACCGGTGGAGAAGATAATAGCTCGGTAATGGAAAGAAGTCAAAGCCCTGCAACCAACTGTAGCAGCCTTTCTAATCCGTCTTCAGTAGAAGATGAAACTAATAACATTAATCCATTTAGTGACCAAGCTGATAACCGAGCAGACAATTATCTTACCTATTGCAAGGACAGTGAGAAGATTGTTTCTGCTAAGCTATCAAATGATGCCATAGACTGTAATGACACAGGTGGAGGAACCCCAGCGGATACCATTTCTTTGTTGGATGAGGAAAATGGCATGGGGATGGTGGGGTCCATCTCTAATTCTGAGGTCTTAAAACTTGACAGTAAGCAATTGCCTGATGACCAAATTATTGAAGACACGAGCACTGATGATGGTTCAAATACTCCAGTTCGAACTGGACTGGAATGTGTACCAGTTATTGGTAGTTCAGAAGCCAGCTTGCCTATTACTCCTTGCAAGTTGGAAATACTCAAGGATGGGCTTGGAAGGAATGGGAGATCAAAATCGAGCAGCAAGGATAAGGAAAATGGGACTGGGAAAGGAGAGGAACCCCAAGATGGAAGCACATCAAAGAAGAGAAGTGGGGAAAGGCTGGATGAGGACTGTACGGCGAATGGTCTTTCGGACAGGGATTTTGAGTATTATGTGAAGGTGATCAGGTGGCTAGAGTGTGAGGGACATATTGAGAAGAACTTCAGGCAGAAATTTCTCACTTGGTACAGCTTGAGAGCCACTCCTCAGGAAGTAAGAATAGTGAAGGTATTCGTTGATAATTTTATCGAGGATCCAGCATCCCTTGCAGGGCAACTTGTGGATACCTTCTCGGAAAGTATTTCGAGTAAACGAGTGTCTGTGGTGCCAACTGGGTTTTGCATGAAGCTTTGGCATTAA
- the LOC107428695 gene encoding VIN3-like protein 2 isoform X2, which translates to MEKKRELVYEISNWSHGASEMLQSWSRQEILQVLCAEMGKERKYTGLTKLKIIENLLKLVSEKKSGGHEVATDLDPQSSPAPSQRSTKRQRKTDQPSRLPAVASNLSINSSSSDTANTVYCKNSACRAVVSREDAFCKRCSCCICYQYDDNKDPSLWLICSSEAPFQGDSCGMSCHLECALKHESSGIGKEGPRGDLDGSFYCVSCGKVNDLLGCCRKQLVIANDTRRVDILCYRVSLSQKLLRGTEKYQKLYDMMEEAAKKLQADVGPLTGLPVKMGRGIVNRLSSGTEVKKLCASALELLESILSNAISHPMPNPIIKEKNLITPDMVKFEDVHATSLTVILGSVDSLSEKNGYTLWHCKAHDMNYPKEPTCTLYAPNTRFIVTGLTPATEYSFKVVLFDGKTELGTFEVRFSTSTGGEDNSSVMERSQSPATNCSSLSNPSSVEDETNNINPFSDQADNRADNYLTYCKDSEKIVSAKLSNDAIDCNDTGGGTPADTISLLDEENGMGMVGSISNSEVLKLDSKQLPDDQIIEDTSTDDGSNTPVRTGLECVPVIGSSEASLPITPCKLEILKDGLGRNGRSKSSSKDKENGTGKGEEPQDGSTSKKRSGERLDEDCTANGLSDRDFEYYVKVIRWLECEGHIEKNFRQKFLTWYSLRATPQEVRIVKVFVDNFIEDPASLAGQLVDTFSESISSKRVSVVPTGFCMKLWH; encoded by the exons atggagaaaaagagagaactTGTCTATGAAATATCAAATTGGTCACATGGTGCCTCTGAAATGCTACAGTCTTGGAGCCGACAGGAGATTTTACAGGTCCTGTGTGCAGAGATGGGAAAAGAAAGGAAGTATACTGGCTTGACAAAGTTAAAAATTATAGAGAACCTTCTGAAACTTGTATCTGAAAAGAAATCTGGGGGGCACGAAGTTGCAACAGACCTTGATCCACAGTCTTCTCCGGCACCAAGCCAAAGATCTACGAAAAGGCAGAGGAAAACTGATCAGCCATCCCGACTACCTGCTGTAGCAAGCAATTTATCAATCAATAGCAGCAGTAGCGATACAGCTAATACTGTTTACTGCAAAAACTCAGCTTGCAGAGCTGTGGTTAGTCGAGAAGATGCATTTTGCAAGAGGTGTTCATGTTGCATCTGTTATCAGTATGATGACAACAAAGATCCTAGCTTGTGGTTGATTTGCAGCTCGGAGGCTCCATTTCAGGGTGATTCATGTGGCATGTCATGCCATCTTGAGTGTGCATTAAAACATGAAAGTTCAGGTATTGGTAAAGAGGGACCACGTGGGGATCTGGATGGGAGCTTTTATTGTGTATCTTGTGGGAAAGTGAATGATTTGCTCGG ATGTTGCAGAAAACAATTGGTGATTGCAAATGATACCAGGCGGGTGGACATACTGTGTTATCGTGTCTCCTTAAGCCAAAAGCTACTTAGAGGAactgaaaaatatcaaaagctGTATGATATGATGGAAGAAGCTGCAAAGAAGCTTCAAGCTGATGTGGGTCCATTGACTGGTTTACCTGTAAAGATGGGTAGGGGTATTGTCAACAGGCTTTCTTCTGGTACAGAGGTTAAGAAGCTTTGTGCTTCTGCTCTGGAGTTGCTGGAGTCAATCCTTTCCAACGCAATCTCACATCCAATGCCAAATCCTATAATTAAAG aaaaaaatttaattactccAGACATGGTTAAATTTGAAGATGTCCATGCAACGTCCCTCACCGTGATCTTGGGTTCTGTAGACTCTTTATCAGAAAAGAATGGTTACACTTTATGGCACTGCAAGGCTCATGATATGAACTATCCTAAAGAACCAACTTGTACACTGTATGCCCCAAATACAAGATTTATTGTTACGGGGCTTACTCCTGCTACAGAATATAGTTTCAAAGTTGTTTTATTTGATGGTAAAACTGAGTTGGGTACCTTTGAAGTTCGGTTCTCAACAAGCACCGGTGGAGAAGATAATAGCTCGGTAATGGAAAGAAGTCAAAGCCCTGCAACCAACTGTAGCAGCCTTTCTAATCCGTCTTCAGTAGAAGATGAAACTAATAACATTAATCCATTTAGTGACCAAGCTGATAACCGAGCAGACAATTATCTTACCTATTGCAAGGACAGTGAGAAGATTGTTTCTGCTAAGCTATCAAATGATGCCATAGACTGTAATGACACAGGTGGAGGAACCCCAGCGGATACCATTTCTTTGTTGGATGAGGAAAATGGCATGGGGATGGTGGGGTCCATCTCTAATTCTGAGGTCTTAAAACTTGACAGTAAGCAATTGCCTGATGACCAAATTATTGAAGACACGAGCACTGATGATGGTTCAAATACTCCAGTTCGAACTGGACTGGAATGTGTACCAGTTATTGGTAGTTCAGAAGCCAGCTTGCCTATTACTCCTTGCAAGTTGGAAATACTCAAGGATGGGCTTGGAAGGAATGGGAGATCAAAATCGAGCAGCAAGGATAAGGAAAATGGGACTGGGAAAGGAGAGGAACCCCAAGATGGAAGCACATCAAAGAAGAGAAGTGGGGAAAGGCTGGATGAGGACTGTACGGCGAATGGTCTTTCGGACAGGGATTTTGAGTATTATGTGAAGGTGATCAGGTGGCTAGAGTGTGAGGGACATATTGAGAAGAACTTCAGGCAGAAATTTCTCACTTGGTACAGCTTGAGAGCCACTCCTCAGGAAGTAAGAATAGTGAAGGTATTCGTTGATAATTTTATCGAGGATCCAGCATCCCTTGCAGGGCAACTTGTGGATACCTTCTCGGAAAGTATTTCGAGTAAACGAGTGTCTGTGGTGCCAACTGGGTTTTGCATGAAGCTTTGGCATTAA
- the LOC112488758 gene encoding pentatricopeptide repeat-containing protein At5g66520-like gives MCRSFFKSIPDFPFLRLLQRCSSMKEVKQIHAHTITQGFARFAYINSKFLAFSALSEHGDMRYAEAVFNQIPVPNVFDCNSMVLGFLKIAQPEMGLSVYTKMRRRGIEPNARTFTVLVKACVELRLIGQLHCQIVKFGHEFDAYIISSLISVYSKCGAMEVACRVFDQRLHENVVCWTSLISGYCSNGLVDEARDLFDEMPERNAVSYSAMVSGYVWNGCFNEAIELFRELKNRAREKLRGSLLVSILNACASIGAFAEGKWIHLYVDENGFEYELELGTALIDFYAKCGCIEDALEIFSIMPSKDVTTWTAMIVGLAVNGKNNLGLELFKEMEMNGPKPNAVTFIGVLSACNHEAMVNEAWTFFGRMNKVYGISPLIEHYGCLVDILARYGRLKQAEILIRSMPMEPDGAIWGSLLNGCLMHGHVELGDKVGKLLIQLEPQHSGRYVLLANIYATMGRWEYVMGLRKMMKDKDVVAVSAWSFIEIDGVVHKFLADDKSHSHSGKIYKVLNQLKGELRSSSIIYDVLLFPA, from the coding sequence ATGTGCAGAAGTTTCTTCAAGTCAATCCCAGACTTTCCATTTCTTCGTCTTCTCCAAAGATGCTCAAGTATGAAGGAAGTGAAGCAAATCCATGCTCATACTATCACCCAAGGTTTTGCTCGTTTCGCCTACATCAACAGCAAATTCCTAGCATTTTCCGCTCTATCAGAACATGGTGACATGCGCTACGCCGAGGCTGTTTTCAATCAAATTCCCGTACCCAATGTCTTCGATTGCAATTCCATGGTACTTGGTTTCTTGAAAATTGCACAACCCGAAATGGGTCTCTCGGTTTACACCAAAATGCGACGTCGAGGCATTGAGCCGAATGCTCGCACTTTCACAGTTTTGGTCAAGGCATGCGTTGAATTGCGGTTGATTGGTCAGCTCCATTGTCAGATCGTGAAGTTTGGCCATGAGTTTGACGCTTATATTATTAGCTCTCTTATAAGCGTATATTCCAAGTGTGGCGCAATGGAGGTTGCCTGTCGCGTGTTTGATCAAAGGCTTCACGAGAATGTTGTTTGTTGGACCAGCCTCATAAGTGGGTATTGCAGCAATGGGTTGGTTGATGAAGCTCGTGatctgtttgatgaaatgcctgAAAGGAATGCTGTTTCTTATAGCGCAATGGTTTCTGGGTACGTTTGGAATGGCTGCTTCAACGAGGCAATTGAGTTATTTCGTGAGTTAAAGAATCGTGCTAGAGAGAAGCTCAGAGGGTCACTCTTGGTCAGTATTCTAAACGCTTGCGCTTCAATAGGTGCCTTTGCAGAAGGGAAATGGATTCACTTGTACGTAGATGAAAATGGTTTTGAGTATGAACTTGAATTGGGAACTGCACTAATAGATTTTTATGCAAAATGCGGGTGCATTGAAGATGCTTTGGAAATATTTAGCATTATGCCTAGTAAAGATGTAACTACTTGGACTGCTATGATCGTGGGATTGGCTGTTAATGGCAAGAATAATTTAGGGCTTGAGCTTTTCAAAGAAATGGAAATGAATGGACCAAAACCAAATGCTGTTACATTTATTGGGGTTCTTTCTGCTTGTAATCATGAAGCTATGGTGAATGAAGCATGGACGTTTTTTGGACGTATGAATAAAGTTTATGGGATCTCCCCGCTGATTGAGCACTACGGATGCCTTGTTGATATCTTGGCTCGTTATGGGCGACTCAAACAGGCAGAAATCTTGATAAGAAGTATGCCAATGGAACCAGATGGAGCTATATGGGGGTCTTTGCTGAATGGTTGTTTGATGCATGGCCATGTCGAGTTGGGGGATAAGGTAGGGAAGCTTCTTATTCAATTAGAGCCTCAACATAGTGGAAGATACGTTCTTCTAGCCAATATATATGCCACAATGGGCAGGTGGGAATATGTGATGGGGCTAAGGAAAATGATGAAGGACAAAGACGTAGTTGCAGTTTCTGCTTGGAGTTTCATAGAGATTGATGGTGTCGTTCATAAATTTCTAGCTGATGACAAGTCTCATTCTCATTCAGGAAAAATATACAAAGTTTTAAATCAATTAAAGGGGGAACTAAGAAGCTCTTCAATCATTTATGATGTTCTGTTATTTCCAGCATAA